A single genomic interval of Acipenser ruthenus chromosome 28, fAciRut3.2 maternal haplotype, whole genome shotgun sequence harbors:
- the LOC131702002 gene encoding G2/M phase-specific E3 ubiquitin-protein ligase-like, protein MQGFRRSNYEPQNSIMVKFTDDIGVTEEGIDTGGPKREFLGLLMDHLHKHPIFEGPETQRFLKYDATGEKNDEYFMSGRIIVFHLAGCKTVIKELDDKEKLVEDFLKWYIIKRNAFGIERKFVAGRTITA, encoded by the exons ATGCAGGGTTTCCGTAGAAGTAACTATGAACCCCAGAATTCCATTATGGTGAAATTTACGGATGACATAGGAGTCACTGAAGAAGGAATTGATACAGGAGGACCAAAACGGGAGTTCCTTGGTCTTCTAATGGATCACTTGCATAAACATCCCATATTTGAAGGACCAGAAACACAAAGGTTTCTTAAATATGATGCAactg GTGAGAAGAATGACGAATACTTCATGTCTGGAAGAATAATTGTTTTTCATCTGGCTGGCTGCAAGACAGTCATTAAAGAATTGGACGACAAGGAGAAACTAGTTGAAGACTTTCTTAAGTGGTATATaattaaaagaaatgcatttggCATCGAGCG aaaatTTGTCGCCGGAAGGACCATCACTGCGTGA